Within Spinacia oleracea cultivar Varoflay chromosome 4, BTI_SOV_V1, whole genome shotgun sequence, the genomic segment GGTTTTCATTTTTCAGCAAATACTAGGTGTTTAAAGTTCTACAGTATTTACTCAATGAAAAAGCGCCAGTCACTGAAACTTTGATAACATAACAACCCGTAAAAGTATTCCTTATGAGAAGGTAATTTCATACATAATGATACTTTGGGATTCTATTTAAGGGAATAAAATTTACATCAAAGCACACTTTTCATCCCCCAATTACTATCCAGAAGCCAAATAAAACCCTTGACCATGTCTTTCATCTTTTCCCCACTCAGAAGATAAATAAGTCCTCGACTCCACCTCATACTAATACCAAGAGCTTCAGATTCATAACAACAGTGCAGTGGATAGATTAGAATTGGCTCTCTTCCTTTCAAATACCTAGGTGTTCAAGTGAGTCCCAAGAAACTTAATGCTGCAAACTGCAAGAAATTGATTGGAAAAATGACTGCCACAATCGGAGTTTGGTGTAGTAGACACCATCTTTTGCAGGCAGGTTGCAGTTAGTGAACTGTCCTTATGAGCATTGATGTGTTATTGGTCCCAGATTTTTATATTGCCTAAGGGGGTAATCAAGAAGATCAACGCCATATGCAAGTCCTACTTTGGACTGGAGTTCACAACAGTCCTAAACCAGGGTATGTCGCTTGAGATAGACTTCCGTTACCCTAAAAATTCTCGAGgcttgggaattagaaatgtgcTTCTCTAGAATAAAGCATGTTTGGATATTTCTAGGAAGGCAGAAAACTTATTCATTGCTTGGAAGGCCTTTCATGAGAGACTCCAGACTATGCAAATGCTGCATGCCATACACATATGTGATTCAAGAGATGTATAAGATGTGACAAAAAAACTGAGACTCACAAGCACTTAATTTTTGGTTGTGAGCATAGTACAAGTGTATTCCGTCAATTTGGAATGGCTGGGAATCAAGGTAGATACTACTGGTTTCTATATTCTGATGAGATGGATTAGTGAATGACAAAAAATATCTAAATTGGAAGTATGTGGCCTGCTGCTGTGGGCCGGTGGCAGTGGTGGCAGTAACCCTTTACAAGATTTTGGAGTGTTAGAAATAAGGCTTGGTGAAAACAAAAGGTTGACCTGTCCACGGAGCTGTGAAGGAGATTCAAAGCACCGTGAAGCAAAGGATCAAAGGCATTATTGGGAAGAAGGTTTCTACTTCTGACAGAGAATAGTTCGATAATCTGTAGTTGTTTTTAATTAGGGAGTTGTAGTTTGgtttcatgttagccgaccccaaatcattttgggactaaggctttgttgttgttgttgttgttgtagttgTAGTTTGGTTTCCCTCTCGTGTTTGTCCAGGCTTGTCTGGCACTTTTTTGTTCCTATCACTTCAATATATATGATGGTTTGGTCTTAAATCTCTTCAAGATAATAAATAACTTGCTtaccataaaaaataaaagtgggagtctataaaaaaaattacggaCCATAAACCAATCACCAAACGctgcaaaccctaaaaatataTTCTTATAAGTAATGACATTGCAAAATAAAAAGGGGAGCAGACTAATTTAGTTAATGAGACAATCCCGAAGGATATAAGTAAGAATAAGAAAGGGCAACACAGCAGATGATTGAGGGGCTTAGAGGTGGCCAGAGGAAGCAGATAGCCAGATAAACAGTATACTGCCTGGATAGAATATCATTTCAATAATACAACAAAGGACAAACGTTCGCAATGTAATAGTTAAAATGATACCAAAGCATCAGCTATTCAGCCACAGAATTTGAACTCATAGAGGGTCTAATTGTCAGTTCAAAGCTCAACAAGGTTCATAAAATATCAGGAGTCAAAACGGTTATCAGAGGATTAAGTTTGTTCTTCTTTATTTTCATTGGGTTACCATAAAGTAATTTGTTGGACTCTTTCTTAGCTATTGCTTTTTCATATTATAAGTTAGGTGGTAAATGGatcaagaaaataaaattatcaGAGGGATGTAAGTTTAAGTCCTCATCAAGAACCACTTACAGAAGTTTTCTTGTTGATGGCGGAAATCTAGTGATGTGAAGGTGCAGTAGAAAGGCCACATAATATGAAAAGGAGTTGTCAATACCCACAACAGGTCCAATAGAAGCAACACAAAGAAAAAAAGAGTTGCAACCTCTTGAATCCACCCAGACAACCAAAATAAGACCTGGAGGAGGGGAAGGGGGTGGTGGGAGAACACATTGTCCATGAAACTGTGGGTGACTAATTTCAATGACTCATACCACACTACTTTTCCAGACTCCAGAATGCAACTAAACAGTCAGGAGTAAAATTTATGAACTTAATATCCTTGCCAAAAAATAAGGACGAATTCTAATTCGACGTTAATATCATGATATTCAGAAAATCCAATGACAATATCTGTTCAAGATGGTTTGGATAACAAACACACCAAGAACAATGAAAAAAATGGATGCATACCTTTTCATTGTTGATTGAGAACGATCATTACCAAAGGAACTGCAGAGAGATGCAAAACGAATATTGTTATGAGAGAAAATTAACTTTTTGTATACAtggtattaaaaaaaatgtctaCATTATTGTACAAATTTCAACATTATGACACATTCCTCTCTCTGTATTGGTCAGTATTCAGTATTTGACAAGTGACACAATTTCTTactcaaaaataattttaatcaaaatgAAGTCCAATGTCCACAGTTTATTTTCATTGTTTTTTCATTTATAAGCTTGTTTAAGGAAAACACTAAAGCACAAGATATTAAACCAAGCTCATTACCAAGAACTTCATCACCAAAACCAAAATACACTGACTATTAGACAAATCAAGCGGGTGGTAATTCACGTTACCTCTTCCATAATTCAGATAGTTGTCGTGACCCATTGTAGAAAATAAACCACATTAAGACAACGATTAGCGTATCTATTCAGGCTAAGGAGCTCAATATTTTAGAGTAAAACATACATGGTCATCAGTAACTCAGTATatcaaaccaagaaaaagaaatcAACTCATACCAAGCTACACTTTTAATAAAATCTAAGCTCTACATGGATAATGACCGACAAGAATTTAACTTCAATGACTTGTATCGATGTATTTAGTCATCATAAACTAAGAAAATGCAAAATACAAATACTATTTTCTTCCTAAAGTGCCTCTCAGTTCCCGGTGATTAGTGAAGATTGTGATAGTATATTTAAGTATTTAACCATCTCCATAACTTTTATGACCATATAATACGAATCATTAACATTATAATTACTAACTTAACTATAATCCCCTAAATTTTTTCTTGAAAGAAATTGAAATGCCTGCAATTCTATCAATATAAATACTTTGAATAGCAAAAACCACCTTATGAAAATCCAATACACTGATTAATCAACCTTGATGAACAGACCAATATCACATAAAACATAAAAGGCCAAATGTAACCAAGCAAGATGAATCCAACCATCCTATGTGATCAGACTTTCATCTTCAATCCCATTAAAGGAAATTAAGCACATTAGGCCAATGATAGTATGATACATATGTTCACTTCTTCACTTATATTTCTTGAATACTTGTATACTTTAGCTAGCGGTATTTGACCCTCGTTGGATTAGGAACTTTAGGAACAAGCGTGACAGAAGTGACATTAAACCGTTAAGACATGATACCACTTCTGAAAAACTCCTGAATAGCAGAGTAGATGTCACCTTTAATAATGTTCAGATCTGAAAAACGCAGTTCTTAGCATCACATGGAGGTTAAACATAATACTACCATCCCACTACAACTTACTCCATCGTACTACATACATTACAAATAATAACGAACCAATAGAATGCATGACAAATAAGAGTAAAACTTCATGCTCATTAACACAAAGCATCAAggatcaaattaaaaaaaaaaaaaaaaaaaagcaaagcaTCAAGGATACTGAATAGGTAACGCTCCCACCAATCTAACATATAGAGTCCAAAAGTAACATTGTAGAGATATATCTTGCGTTGTACCCAGTTCATGATTGCTCGGAAAGCACGACCTGCAAAATCTGGAGCAATTTCACTTCTCAGGTACTTGTGTTTGCACCATAGACAATCTGCAGCCGGTTACAACGACTAGCTTCATCATAAATAATATTATTACCACCAAAACCTCTAATCTAACATACTTCTTGTTCAAATGCGCAATTAATACATAAATTTCATACTGAAAAATTGTAGTTTATTCGACAAATATCAAAATACCAAATTGAAAAAACCAAATTGAAGTTCCGAGCTCTGATCTATTGCTTGATAAAACTGACCCAAAAACTAGCAATTTTAAACATTAAATCATAACATCCCAATGAAACATAGAAGATTATCGAGAGGATGAATCGTCGCGCCCAATTTGAACTAGGTTTAGCCAATTCAAATCTAAAGTAATAAAAACCAATCATGCTGAATCTAGCGAtcttatacatatatatataagcAGGAAATTCCGAAACTTATTTCTACATAGTTTGGCAACAAAAATCTCAGAAATtcacaacaaaacaaaaaccaaTTTAAAACAGCGTGCTGAATTTCAAAGCAAAATGGAGCGAAATTCGATAACTCACCCGGTGAAGATTAAATTCGAGATTGAAGAGAGAAAGAGTTGGAATTGAAATACTGTTTAATTGGGTTTGCCAAATTTGACCAATTTCTGTTTTTTTATTACCGCACTTGGGTTCTCCTAAACCAAAAAGTGCCACAAGGAGTTAAAGATGGCTGTGGAAAGCCCGACCCGGTACGAGTACGAAGTCGTGGGCCGTTAGTTAGGCCCGagccttaattttttggaaaatgcAGACAAGACACGGTACGACTCGACCCGGCACGACAAAGCACACTAAATTTAGTtaaattagccttaggcacgacgggTTGACCCGGCCCGGCACGAAAGCCCGGGGGCTTGGGGCCCTGTTTTTACTTTTCGGCACGGCCTGGTGTGGGCCCTGCCCCGGTTAGGCCCATGGCCCGTGGGCTCGGTCCCGATCCCGAATCGGTTCGGCCTACAACCATCTTTACACGGAGTACATAGTAAAACCTATCGATTACCTACGACTATTATTAACCCCGGTTCTTGGAGGTAGGGATTATCTTACTTTCCTCTTATATAATTTGTATAGTTGGACTAATTTACCTGTAAGTGGTTTTGTTCTGTTCATCTTGGAcgtaaaatataaaattaaaagaacaaaactAGTAAAGATCGGACATTCTTTTTTGTTATGCTTATGTAGTAATGTGCATTGAGACTATTGACAACGGCACAACGCTCTTTCAGAATATTATAGTCGAAAGCCGAAACTCAATAATACAGGCGAACGACTTTgactatcttttttttttttggttctactacgagtaGTTCCCTACCGCCTTttggcgagtggactaatctcctgCGAGAGTTTACAtaggtacctcgatgggcagtaTCTCTCCCAGTTGAAGTTTTTTCATATCCAAGGCTCGAACCTGAAACCTTAGTTAAGAAGCAAGAGGCTCTTAACCAATCATGCCAACTTCAATTGGTACTATCCATTGTTATATGACTCATATGTGCCCCTTACCCAATAATAACTTGGTTTGGGCCCAATGAAGACAATCCTAAGGCCTAAACATTTAGTTTTGGCCCAATAAGAACTTTGTTCTTGGGAAGAGAATCATTATAGGTTTGCCTTTATTAACCCCTAACTGTTGTACCCGGATACAATCAGCTCTGGTTGTACCCCAAAATATGACGCGCCtatattgtttgtttttttttcttattgtactatttgttttttcatgttgtttttaaaatttatcataaaattgttcataattgttgtattttttgttctttttcctggaattatatgttcttttttatattttatgtttttttttgttgaattatttgttctttcttgtttatttgtttgttcataataatcatctggttaatgttcataatgaaattaagctcttcattgatcttttatgtttttacaagcgcctgtaatgtttgttctttctttttgtattgtttgttctttcttgttatactctttgttctttcatgttgtttttttaaattcatcataaaattgttcataattgttgtattgtttgttctttcttgtttatttgtttgttcataataatcatctggttaatgttcataatgaaattgttcatactttttgttttatttgttcatacattttgtattctttgttctttcttgttctaTTAATGAACATCTTTAAACcattgttctttctttttaaccTATTTGTTTTCTTTGCATGCTCGTCATTTTCAAATCAGTAAatgtttattttaaaattagttgTGATCATCATATTAAATTACTTACTATAGAGTATTTTCATTTTCAAACCTACAACAATGAGGAAATTGAAAACGTGAAAAGtcaaatattgagttcaaaTCTACTTCATACACACGTTCAAAAGTATAAGAACACGAAACTACATCAAAAGCGAGATTCAAGATTgaagatatagaaaaataagtAATTGATTTCTACCAATATCTTGTAATTCAAGTACAATTTTAAATAGGCAATGCCtaaaatgtttatttttttggtaaaatatgttatttgacatgttttaattgcttaatatatgtaaatatatgttcaaagtaataacatattaatgcaataactaagttcattttaaaattagtaaatattCATTTCACAATCAGTAGATAAATAACACACCGCACCGGTGGTTTAGCTAAACAAAGAAGAAGCAAGGATGATAACCTAGGCCTGCTTAATTGCTACCTTTAATAATGTAATTGCTTATatgtctttctttctttctgaaTTGGGCAAAATTTTAAAGAAAATTTATTGCAACTATATTTGTGATTGCGTAAATACCATTATATACTTTTTTCTTAGCTAAAAATGACCATAAAGGAAAATCTCACCAAATGCATCTGATATTTCATGTGCCTTGTTTTGTACAGATTTCATAACGTACAAATTGGTCAGGTTTTGGTGAGGTTTGAAAATCCAATTTATACGTTATGAAATTTCCCTTTACGTATAAAACAAGTAAAATTACTACTTTATACGTAAAGGGAAAGTCGTGCATTACACGATCTTTCTATTCGTATAATTTAGAGGGGATTTCTAACTTGTTTGGACATAGTTTATTAGTTTTCATCTCCATTTCAATCTCTATTctcgaaattaaatttaatgtaGCAACTCaaacaaatgatgattatccAAAATCTCGCAATTGAACTAGCTAGAAAAACACAAATGTGAATAATGCCAATGCAtaatgaaaaaagaaaaaatgatTCATAAGTATATACCAAAAAATTCATAACTAGAGTAGGAAATAATAATTAGGtacatataaaattataaaaatgtgAAAGAATATACTTACTATCAATTCTATGTTCTCTAAAACAAAATTTACTAGCTAATGAATAAATCACTTGATTATATAGTTAACACTAGTACTATACTAACGAGacccaaaatacaaaatattcTTGAAAATTCAATTTATATCCTTCATTCTCATCAATTTCCAGTAGGAAACACGCAACTTCCAAATTCTGCATTCAAAAAATCAAGCAAAATTCAATAAGTTCGACTATTCAATAATTGATTTTACGTAAAAGTAATTGAAATCAAACACAATAGAGTAACAAAGACTTACTAGGAGTTTGGGTGACAACATGAGCAGCTCCACCAAATTCACACGTACCAGAAGCACGTGTCATTTTTTGATAGTAACTGTTGAAAGCATACGAAGCATGTGCCACAAGGTTTCCAGGATTGTAACATGTGGCACCGGGCTGAATCGGCCGGCAGTCCGCTTTTCCCTGACCACAGGCCCAATCAAGCCCGGCTTGCAACTTCTTTTGCTCAACGGCCTCATTAGCCACACACCAACTCTGGCCCACCTTTGGGACCACTACCTTACTATCTGATACAGGCGCTACCACCCCCGCAACGGGTGCCACAGCCTCTGCAACCGGGGCAACCGCTTCAGCGACTGGTGGTGCCACCGCTTCAGCCACCGGTCCTTCCGCCACCACTTTAGACATTGTGAGAGGGACATCATAGACTTTTTGCTCAGTTGGGTAAAAGAGCCCATAGTTTCTCTCACTTGTTGGGCCGGGCTTTTGATTCTCGTTAAACAAAGCAAACAAGTAAACATCCAATGTATCATTGGGCCTTAAAGGGGTCCCACCACCGGTTAAGACTCTTTTGATTAAGTTTCCGTTGTAGGCCGCAGCATTTGAGCTACCCGCCCCAATTTCATTTTCATCACCTTGTGATGGCCAACCTGCCGGAAAAagtttaatcata encodes:
- the LOC110788705 gene encoding uncharacterized protein, which codes for MNWVQRKIYLYNVTFGLYMLDWWERYLFNTLIVVLMWFIFYNGSRQLSELWKR